A region from the Azospirillum thermophilum genome encodes:
- a CDS encoding nitrite/sulfite reductase gives MNHIAPGAHAGIYRYDSIDRQFVGERVEQFRKQVARRLSGELTEEEFKPLRLMNGLYLQLHAYMLRIAVPYGVLTSRQLRKLAEIGRRYDKGYGHFTTRQNLQFNWIRLEDTPDILAELAEVDMHALQTSGNCVRNVTTDQFVGAARDEVVDGRVYAEILRQWTTLHPEFTYLPRKFKIAISGADHDRAAVRIHDVGVLAKRNEAGETGFAFYVGGGLGRSPFVAKPVREWVAEEDFVAYLEAILRVYNQYGRRDNIYKARIKILVHELGLERFTREVEEEFARLRGPKYRLAPEIVAEIRRHFAPPPFEELPPASEALERARAANPAFARWVEVNVAEHRAPGYAIATISLKPAGGIPGDATSEQMELVAGLADRYSFGELRVSHAQNLVLAHVKQDDLFDLWQALETAGLGTANAGLIGDIIACPGLDYCALANARSIPLAQAISARFADPERQRAIGEMGIKISGCINACGHHHVGHIGILGVDKKGTEFYQITVGGDPTLTTAIGDILGPSLTEAETVDAIEAIVNTYLARRTEGERFLDTLKRIGHTPFKESVYAAA, from the coding sequence ACCTGCAGCTCCACGCCTACATGCTGCGCATCGCCGTTCCGTACGGCGTGCTGACCTCGCGCCAGCTCCGCAAGCTGGCGGAGATCGGGCGTCGCTACGACAAGGGCTACGGCCACTTCACCACCCGCCAGAACCTCCAGTTCAACTGGATCCGGCTGGAGGACACGCCGGATATCCTGGCGGAGCTGGCCGAGGTGGACATGCACGCCCTGCAGACCAGCGGCAACTGCGTGCGCAACGTGACGACCGACCAGTTCGTCGGTGCCGCCCGGGACGAGGTGGTGGACGGCCGCGTCTATGCCGAGATCCTGCGGCAGTGGACGACCCTGCACCCCGAATTCACCTACCTGCCCCGAAAGTTCAAGATCGCCATCTCCGGCGCCGACCATGATCGGGCCGCCGTGCGCATCCACGATGTCGGCGTGCTGGCGAAGCGCAACGAGGCGGGCGAGACCGGCTTCGCCTTCTATGTCGGCGGCGGCCTCGGCCGGTCGCCCTTCGTGGCGAAGCCGGTGCGCGAGTGGGTCGCCGAGGAGGACTTCGTCGCCTATCTCGAGGCCATCCTGCGCGTCTACAACCAGTACGGCCGGCGCGACAACATCTACAAGGCCCGCATCAAGATCCTGGTCCACGAGCTGGGCCTGGAGCGCTTCACCCGCGAGGTGGAGGAGGAATTCGCCCGGCTGCGCGGCCCCAAATACCGCCTCGCCCCGGAGATCGTCGCCGAGATCCGCCGGCACTTCGCCCCGCCGCCCTTCGAGGAGCTGCCCCCGGCGTCGGAGGCGCTGGAGCGCGCCAGGGCGGCCAACCCGGCCTTTGCCCGCTGGGTCGAGGTCAACGTGGCCGAGCACCGGGCGCCGGGCTACGCCATCGCCACCATCTCCCTGAAGCCGGCCGGCGGCATCCCCGGCGACGCGACGTCGGAGCAGATGGAGCTGGTCGCCGGCCTCGCCGACCGCTACAGCTTCGGGGAGCTGCGCGTCTCGCACGCCCAGAACCTCGTGCTGGCCCATGTGAAGCAGGACGACCTGTTCGACCTGTGGCAGGCGCTGGAGACGGCCGGGCTCGGCACCGCGAACGCCGGGCTGATCGGCGACATCATCGCCTGCCCCGGCCTGGACTATTGCGCGCTCGCCAACGCCCGGTCGATCCCGCTGGCCCAGGCGATCTCCGCCCGCTTCGCCGACCCGGAGCGTCAGCGCGCCATCGGCGAGATGGGGATCAAGATCAGCGGCTGCATCAACGCCTGCGGCCACCACCATGTCGGCCACATCGGCATCCTGGGCGTCGACAAGAAGGGCACCGAATTCTACCAGATCACGGTGGGCGGCGACCCGACCCTGACGACGGCCATCGGCGACATCCTCGGCCCGTCGCTGACCGAGGCGGAGACGGTCGACGCCATCGAGGCCATCGTGAACACCTATCTTGCCCGCCGCACCGAGGGCGAGCGCTTCCTCGACACGCTGAAGCGCATCGGGCACACCCCCTTCAAGGAGAGCGTCTATGCCGCTGCTTAA
- a CDS encoding DUF934 domain-containing protein, whose translation MPLLKDGRVAEDAWISSADDQPVATDRPVIISFERWQAERASFDGRNAPLGIRLKSGTLAGAIAEDLDRFALVAIEFPKFRDGRGFSTARELRERYGYTGEIRAVGHVIPDQYRFLIRTGFTSAEAPEGTNPESWANALSEISIAFQPSLDETQPLSLLRRRLGAG comes from the coding sequence ATGCCGCTGCTTAAGGACGGCCGCGTCGCGGAGGACGCCTGGATCTCCTCCGCCGACGACCAGCCGGTCGCCACCGACCGGCCGGTCATCATCAGCTTCGAGCGCTGGCAGGCCGAGCGGGCGAGCTTCGACGGCCGCAACGCGCCGCTCGGTATCCGCCTGAAGAGCGGCACGCTGGCCGGCGCCATCGCCGAGGACCTCGACCGCTTCGCCCTGGTGGCGATCGAGTTCCCGAAGTTCCGCGACGGCCGCGGCTTCTCCACCGCACGGGAACTGCGGGAGCGCTACGGCTACACCGGCGAGATCCGTGCGGTCGGCCATGTCATCCCCGACCAGTACCGCTTCCTGATCCGCACCGGCTTCACCTCCGCCGAGGCGCCGGAGGGGACCAACCCGGAGAGCTGGGCCAACGCGCTGAGCGAGATCTCCATCGCCTTCCAGCCCAGCCTGGACGAGACGCAGCCCCTGTCGCTGCTGCGCCGCCGGCTCGGCGCCGGCTGA
- a CDS encoding fatty acid desaturase, which translates to MTVALRAHDQSGANLARTDATPDTSTPPVSPAPVDRKARARFWAERLAEYKTPVTSRSLGQLALTLLVLAGLVALMAFAMHQVGYWLTLLLAVPAGFFLVRVFILQHDCGHGSFFKEGWANDWVGRLLGVLTVTPYEVWRRDHAVHHATSGNLDKRGFGDIDTLTVREYLALGRWQRLRYRLYRHPLVLFGVGPGFLFLCKFRVPLAGQVRDLRAWISCLSTNAMIGAGLALFMALFGIGAVLKIWLPVVLFGATVGIWMFYVQHQFEGVYWRRQGDWDFHEAAIEGCSFYDLPRWLHWITGYIGYHHVHHLASRVPNYRLRDCHLAVPELRNAPRLTLWDSLKTVRLALFDEDSRRMIGFSDLRARMA; encoded by the coding sequence ATGACCGTCGCCCTTCGCGCCCACGACCAGTCCGGCGCCAATCTCGCTCGAACCGACGCCACCCCCGACACCTCCACGCCGCCCGTCAGCCCCGCGCCGGTGGACCGCAAGGCCAGGGCCCGCTTCTGGGCGGAGCGGCTGGCGGAGTACAAGACGCCGGTCACCAGCCGCAGCCTCGGCCAGCTTGCCCTGACCCTGCTGGTGCTGGCCGGGCTGGTGGCGCTGATGGCGTTCGCGATGCATCAGGTCGGCTACTGGCTGACCCTTCTGCTGGCCGTGCCCGCCGGCTTCTTCCTGGTGCGGGTCTTCATCCTGCAGCATGACTGCGGCCACGGCTCCTTCTTCAAGGAAGGCTGGGCGAACGACTGGGTCGGGCGCCTGCTGGGCGTCCTGACCGTCACGCCCTACGAGGTGTGGCGCCGCGACCATGCCGTCCACCACGCCACCTCCGGCAACCTGGACAAGCGCGGCTTCGGCGACATCGACACGCTGACGGTTCGGGAGTATCTGGCGCTCGGCCGCTGGCAGCGCCTGCGCTACCGGCTCTACCGCCATCCGCTGGTGCTGTTCGGCGTCGGGCCGGGCTTCCTCTTCCTCTGCAAGTTCCGCGTCCCGCTGGCCGGCCAGGTCCGCGACCTGCGGGCCTGGATAAGCTGCCTGTCCACCAACGCCATGATCGGCGCCGGCCTCGCCCTCTTCATGGCGCTGTTCGGCATCGGGGCGGTGCTGAAGATCTGGCTGCCGGTCGTGCTGTTCGGCGCCACCGTCGGCATCTGGATGTTCTACGTCCAGCACCAGTTCGAGGGCGTCTACTGGCGCCGCCAGGGCGACTGGGACTTCCACGAGGCGGCGATCGAGGGCTGCAGCTTCTACGACCTGCCGCGCTGGCTGCACTGGATCACCGGCTACATCGGCTACCACCACGTCCATCATCTGGCGTCCCGCGTGCCGAACTACCGGCTGCGCGACTGCCATCTGGCGGTGCCGGAACTGCGGAACGCCCCCCGCCTGACGCTGTGGGACAGCCTGAAGACCGTCCGCCTCGCCCTCTTCGACGAGGACAGCCGCCGCATGATCGGCTTCAGCGACCTGCGGGCCCGCATGGCCTGA
- a CDS encoding Hsp70 family protein, with protein sequence MRSIKSMLGTDLIDADTALRRGRISFRAVIATFLEQVKARAEAALDGPLSDVVVGRPVHFVDGDPAGDHAAEETLRGIARSVGFRDVSFQYEPIAAALDYEQQVGGEELALIADIGGGTSDFSIVRIGPERRGKPDRTEDILANDGIRVGGTDFDRDLSLATVMPMLGHGSALKRAGLVAPKTIFLDLATWSKINFLYTAKAMGELERLLRDSAEPEKIERLIGVVEHRRGHALAMEVERTKIALSGEPQTGLALDWGDGSLDLAVDGPTLDQATRALAARIGGRVRACLAEAGVEP encoded by the coding sequence ATGCGCTCCATCAAGTCGATGCTCGGCACCGACCTGATCGACGCGGACACCGCGCTGCGCCGTGGCCGCATCAGCTTCCGCGCGGTGATCGCCACCTTCCTGGAGCAGGTGAAGGCGCGGGCGGAAGCGGCGCTCGACGGGCCGCTGAGCGACGTGGTGGTCGGCCGCCCGGTCCATTTCGTGGACGGCGACCCGGCCGGCGACCATGCGGCGGAGGAAACGCTGCGCGGGATCGCCCGCTCGGTCGGCTTCCGCGACGTGTCCTTCCAGTACGAGCCGATCGCGGCGGCCCTCGACTACGAGCAGCAGGTGGGCGGGGAGGAGCTGGCGCTGATCGCCGACATCGGCGGCGGCACCTCGGACTTCTCCATCGTCCGCATCGGGCCGGAGCGGCGCGGCAAGCCGGACCGGACCGAGGACATCCTGGCCAACGACGGCATCCGGGTCGGGGGCACCGACTTCGACCGCGACCTCAGCCTCGCCACCGTCATGCCGATGCTGGGCCATGGCAGCGCGCTGAAGCGGGCCGGGCTGGTGGCGCCCAAGACGATCTTCCTCGATCTCGCCACCTGGTCGAAGATCAACTTCCTCTACACCGCCAAGGCGATGGGCGAGCTTGAACGGCTGCTGCGGGATTCGGCCGAGCCGGAGAAGATCGAGCGGCTGATCGGCGTGGTGGAGCATCGCCGCGGCCATGCCCTGGCGATGGAGGTGGAGCGGACCAAGATCGCGCTGTCGGGCGAGCCGCAGACCGGGCTGGCGCTGGACTGGGGCGACGGCAGCCTCGACCTCGCCGTCGACGGGCCGACGCTGGACCAGGCGACGCGGGCGCTCGCCGCCCGCATCGGCGGCCGGGTGCGCGCCTGCCTCGCCGAGGCCGGCGTCGAGCCGTAG
- the ftsH gene encoding ATP-dependent zinc metalloprotease FtsH, whose protein sequence is MPQIPKRLVAAAAVVAGLLTAWIAFAAWWDYDARQAEEQATYSVLLDKATQGEVASITFSGGAAHATTADGKRLRALMPVTDEVLKELRARKVAITFEDSPGGLLDQTVGVLEKLAPFLILGLLVAGLAVSGAPFLGGGRATRIRPQDTGTVFADVAGVDEAKDELRETVEFLRDPRRFAMAGARVPKGILLVGPPGTGKTMLAKAAAGEAGVPFFAASGSDFVEMFVGLGAARVRSLFRTARANAPCLLFIDEIDALAGKRGESNSHSEREQTLNQLLVEMDGIVEGGDVVVIAATNRAEMLDPAVTRPGRFDRHIHVALPDVSGREAILEVHAGRLKLAPDVCIRTVARGTPGFSGAELANLTNEAALSAARNGRVTVTSADFESAKDRVLMGTERRSLALSDHERRLTACHEAGHALVSLLCPEADPIHKATIIPRGRALGMVVRLPEGDRVSVSRAKLMADIAVAMAGRAAEELVFGQDAVTTGAEADFRAATDLARRMVTAWGMSDTIGFVAHAGGESGPLRSERTAWHIDEEIRRITDEGMERARQLLSGNRAALDRIARALLEQETLTGDEIGLLAHPERATEAA, encoded by the coding sequence ATGCCGCAGATTCCCAAACGTCTTGTCGCCGCCGCCGCCGTGGTCGCCGGCCTTCTTACCGCTTGGATCGCCTTCGCGGCATGGTGGGACTATGACGCCCGGCAGGCCGAGGAGCAGGCGACCTACAGCGTGCTGCTGGACAAGGCCACCCAGGGCGAGGTGGCGTCGATCACCTTCTCCGGCGGAGCCGCCCATGCCACGACGGCCGATGGCAAGCGGCTGCGCGCGCTGATGCCCGTCACCGACGAGGTGCTGAAGGAACTGCGCGCCCGCAAGGTCGCCATCACCTTCGAGGACTCGCCCGGCGGGCTGCTCGACCAGACGGTCGGGGTGCTGGAGAAGCTGGCTCCCTTCCTGATCCTCGGCCTGCTGGTCGCGGGGCTGGCGGTCAGCGGCGCCCCCTTCCTCGGCGGCGGGCGGGCGACCCGCATCCGGCCGCAGGATACCGGCACGGTCTTCGCCGATGTCGCCGGGGTGGACGAGGCGAAGGACGAGCTGCGCGAGACGGTGGAGTTCCTGCGCGACCCGCGCCGCTTCGCCATGGCCGGCGCGCGGGTGCCGAAGGGCATCCTGCTGGTTGGCCCGCCCGGCACCGGCAAGACCATGCTGGCGAAGGCCGCCGCGGGCGAAGCCGGCGTGCCGTTCTTCGCCGCCTCCGGCTCCGACTTCGTCGAGATGTTCGTCGGGCTGGGGGCGGCCCGCGTGCGCAGCCTGTTCCGCACCGCCCGCGCCAACGCGCCCTGCCTGCTGTTCATCGACGAGATCGACGCGCTGGCCGGCAAGCGCGGGGAATCCAACTCCCACTCCGAGCGCGAGCAGACGCTGAACCAGCTCCTGGTCGAGATGGACGGCATCGTCGAGGGCGGCGACGTGGTGGTGATCGCCGCGACCAACCGGGCCGAGATGCTGGACCCGGCGGTGACCCGCCCCGGCCGCTTCGACCGGCACATCCATGTCGCCCTGCCCGACGTGTCGGGGCGCGAGGCGATCCTGGAGGTCCATGCCGGACGGCTGAAGCTGGCGCCGGATGTCTGCATCCGCACGGTGGCGCGCGGCACGCCGGGCTTTTCCGGTGCCGAGCTCGCCAACCTGACCAACGAGGCGGCGCTGTCGGCGGCGCGCAACGGCCGCGTCACCGTCACCTCGGCCGACTTCGAATCGGCCAAGGACCGCGTGCTGATGGGGACGGAGCGGCGCAGCCTTGCCCTGTCCGACCACGAGCGGCGGCTGACCGCCTGCCACGAGGCCGGCCACGCGCTGGTCTCGCTGCTCTGCCCGGAGGCCGACCCGATCCACAAGGCGACGATCATCCCGCGCGGCCGGGCGCTGGGCATGGTGGTCCGGCTGCCGGAGGGCGACCGCGTCTCCGTCTCCCGCGCCAAGCTGATGGCCGACATCGCCGTCGCCATGGCCGGCCGCGCCGCCGAGGAGCTGGTGTTCGGGCAGGATGCCGTGACGACCGGGGCGGAGGCCGACTTCCGCGCCGCCACCGACCTCGCCCGCCGCATGGTCACCGCCTGGGGCATGAGCGACACCATCGGCTTCGTCGCCCATGCCGGCGGCGAATCCGGCCCGCTGCGCTCCGAACGCACCGCCTGGCACATCGACGAGGAGATCCGCCGCATCACCGACGAGGGGATGGAGCGCGCGCGCCAACTGCTGTCCGGCAACCGCGCGGCGCTCGACCGCATCGCCCGGGCGCTGCTGGAGCAGGAGACGCTGACCGGCGACGAGATCGGCCTGCTCGCCCATCCGGAACGCGCGACGGAGGCCGCCTGA
- a CDS encoding substrate-binding periplasmic protein: MATCLPLPLPASAATLVRVGAYEFPPYLSENREGLTPGLLSLLNAVQSDYRFELVVTSPQRRYDDLTQGRFDMMAFESIAWGWQDRPVEASRVFFRDAEVFVAKAGPGVDQSVFDRLEGKSILGRLGYHYAFAGFEADPKLLESRYNTRVTVTHEGNVRSVAAGRATLAIVTRSFLTRFLHDNPDLAGKLLVSERPDQVYEHTVLVRRGAPVDVAWVNGMLDRLEADGRLAALWQRYGVVP, encoded by the coding sequence TTGGCGACATGCCTTCCGCTTCCCCTTCCCGCTTCGGCTGCCACGCTCGTCCGCGTCGGCGCCTATGAATTCCCCCCCTACCTGTCCGAGAATCGCGAGGGGCTGACCCCCGGCCTGCTCTCCCTGCTGAACGCCGTGCAGTCGGACTACCGGTTCGAACTGGTCGTCACCTCGCCGCAGCGGCGCTATGACGACCTGACGCAGGGCCGGTTCGACATGATGGCGTTCGAGAGCATCGCCTGGGGCTGGCAGGACCGGCCGGTGGAGGCGAGCCGGGTATTCTTCCGCGACGCCGAGGTGTTCGTCGCCAAGGCCGGACCGGGCGTGGACCAGTCGGTCTTCGACCGGCTGGAGGGCAAGTCGATCCTCGGCCGGCTCGGCTACCATTATGCCTTCGCCGGATTCGAGGCGGATCCGAAACTGCTCGAATCGCGCTACAACACCCGCGTCACGGTCACGCATGAGGGCAATGTGCGCAGCGTCGCCGCCGGGCGGGCGACGCTTGCCATCGTCACCCGGTCCTTCCTGACCCGCTTCCTGCACGACAACCCGGATCTGGCCGGCAAGCTGCTGGTGTCGGAGCGGCCGGACCAGGTCTACGAGCATACGGTGCTGGTCCGCCGCGGCGCGCCGGTCGACGTCGCCTGGGTGAACGGCATGCTCGACCGGCTGGAGGCCGACGGGCGGCTCGCCGCGCTGTGGCAACGGTACGGGGTGGTGCCATGA
- a CDS encoding SpoIIE family protein phosphatase: MNGADAESVRPAAGVRRGRSLLTRVGAVFLATTVAVGLAAVMLSAEIVGRQRHQDLLHRAGLVAATQADALSGPVWELDDRTAQSMIEALIARDTAIRSIAVFESSRSAPLAESALPPIGRAPETVTIERPILRRGHDGREERIGLLRLVYSTGEVAEATWNALVPVWGLLLLSLLTAVAVLALWLNRALLRPLIRLTQLSRAMTRGEYGSRIDIDRTDEIGVLAESFNRMAETVQDHTRTLEDRVRERTEALAQTNRAIMDSINYAQLIQSSILPAPDTLSEGLAEHFVLWRPRDVVSGDFYVCRPVGDGFVVGVADCTGHGVPGAFMTMTASAILNNVLDQMGADDPAAVLAAVDATVRATLHQGGAARSLTESFDNGLDLALCHVRPDGRRLVFAGARLPLLVVGPEGATEIRGDRHSLGYRQEAGAAPARFTNHAVRLRPGQTFYLGTDGLADQNGGRLGRSLGKRRLREVIARTAGESLDRQKEAVEELLAQFQADRAQRDDITLLGFRVRLAEAERNAGTGSTAAGNAAAVSTAECAA; encoded by the coding sequence ATGAACGGAGCGGACGCCGAGAGCGTCCGTCCCGCCGCCGGCGTGCGGCGCGGCCGGTCGCTGCTGACCCGGGTCGGCGCCGTGTTCCTGGCGACCACCGTCGCGGTCGGCCTTGCCGCCGTCATGCTGTCGGCCGAGATCGTCGGGCGGCAGCGCCACCAGGATCTGCTGCATCGCGCCGGCCTCGTGGCCGCCACCCAGGCGGACGCGCTGAGCGGTCCGGTGTGGGAACTGGACGACCGCACCGCCCAGTCGATGATCGAGGCGCTGATCGCCCGCGACACCGCCATCCGCTCCATCGCCGTCTTCGAATCGAGCCGCAGCGCGCCGCTGGCGGAAAGCGCCCTGCCCCCCATCGGACGGGCGCCGGAGACGGTGACGATCGAACGGCCGATCCTCCGCCGCGGCCATGACGGGCGCGAGGAGCGGATCGGGCTGCTGCGGCTGGTCTATTCCACCGGAGAGGTCGCCGAGGCCACCTGGAACGCGCTGGTTCCGGTGTGGGGCCTGCTGCTGCTGTCGCTGCTGACGGCCGTGGCGGTGCTGGCGCTGTGGCTGAACCGGGCGCTTCTGCGTCCGCTGATCCGGCTGACCCAGCTTTCCCGCGCGATGACGCGTGGCGAGTACGGCTCGCGCATCGACATCGACCGGACCGACGAGATCGGCGTGCTGGCCGAGAGCTTCAACCGCATGGCCGAGACGGTGCAGGATCACACGCGGACCCTGGAGGACCGGGTGCGGGAGCGGACCGAGGCGCTGGCCCAGACCAACCGCGCCATCATGGACAGCATCAACTACGCCCAGTTGATCCAATCCTCCATCCTGCCCGCCCCGGACACGCTGTCGGAGGGGCTGGCCGAGCATTTCGTGCTGTGGCGCCCGCGCGACGTGGTGAGCGGCGATTTCTACGTCTGCCGCCCGGTCGGCGACGGATTCGTCGTCGGGGTGGCCGACTGCACCGGCCATGGCGTGCCCGGCGCCTTCATGACGATGACGGCGAGCGCCATCCTGAACAACGTCCTGGACCAGATGGGGGCCGACGACCCCGCGGCGGTGCTGGCGGCGGTGGACGCGACGGTGCGCGCCACCCTGCACCAGGGCGGTGCGGCACGCTCGCTGACGGAGAGCTTCGACAACGGCCTGGATCTGGCGCTCTGCCATGTGCGACCGGACGGGCGGCGGCTGGTCTTCGCCGGGGCGCGCCTGCCGCTGCTGGTCGTCGGGCCGGAGGGGGCGACGGAGATCCGCGGCGACCGCCACAGCCTGGGCTACCGCCAGGAGGCCGGCGCCGCGCCGGCCCGCTTCACCAACCACGCGGTCAGACTGCGGCCGGGCCAGACCTTCTATCTCGGCACCGACGGGCTGGCCGACCAGAACGGCGGCCGGCTGGGTCGCAGCCTGGGCAAGCGGCGCCTGCGCGAGGTCATCGCGCGAACGGCGGGCGAATCGCTGGACCGCCAGAAGGAGGCGGTCGAGGAGCTGCTGGCGCAGTTCCAGGCCGACCGGGCGCAGCGCGACGACATCACGCTGCTGGGCTTCCGCGTCCGGCTGGCGGAGGCGGAGCGCAATGCCGGGACCGGAAGCACCGCGGCCGGCAATGCCGCGGCGGTAAGTACCGCGGAGTGCGCGGCATGA
- a CDS encoding response regulator transcription factor encodes MTAPSIVVVEDEDSLRSDMVDYLSGCGFEAVGARSGTELDQILTTHAVAVVVLDVNLPGEDGFKIAARLRDSHGIGIIMVTARGSTVDRVVGLEIGADAYFVKPVEMRELEAQVKSLLRRLSDRGTRPAVAATVAEAAPGESDEPRWLLDPTEWSLTSPAGVRIGLTSMEMKLASLLASQARQPATREQISQALYNRRWNPEDRSIDTVVGRLRHKIEGLIGSPAPLKSVHGVGYVFSAPIRVL; translated from the coding sequence ATGACAGCACCATCCATCGTCGTCGTCGAGGACGAGGATTCCCTGCGTTCGGACATGGTCGATTACCTGTCCGGCTGCGGATTCGAAGCCGTCGGCGCCCGCAGCGGGACGGAGCTGGACCAGATCCTGACGACCCACGCGGTGGCGGTGGTGGTCCTCGACGTCAACCTGCCTGGCGAGGATGGCTTCAAGATCGCCGCGCGGCTGCGCGACAGCCATGGGATCGGGATCATCATGGTCACCGCCCGCGGCTCGACGGTGGACCGCGTCGTCGGGCTGGAGATCGGCGCCGACGCCTATTTCGTGAAGCCGGTGGAGATGCGCGAGCTGGAAGCGCAGGTGAAGTCGCTGCTGCGACGCCTGAGCGACCGCGGCACCCGGCCGGCCGTCGCCGCCACCGTTGCCGAGGCGGCTCCCGGCGAGTCCGACGAGCCGCGCTGGCTGCTCGATCCCACCGAATGGTCGCTGACCAGCCCGGCCGGCGTGCGGATCGGCCTGACCAGCATGGAGATGAAGCTGGCGAGCCTGCTGGCGAGCCAGGCCCGGCAGCCGGCGACGCGCGAGCAGATCTCGCAGGCGCTCTACAATCGGCGCTGGAACCCGGAGGACCGGTCCATCGACACGGTGGTCGGCCGCCTGCGCCACAAGATCGAAGGGCTGATCGGCAGCCCCGCGCCGCTGAAGTCGGTGCATGGCGTGGGCTACGTCTTCTCGGCGCCGATCCGCGTGCTTTAG
- a CDS encoding sensor histidine kinase, whose amino-acid sequence MSFNLFAAEDQAIEQAQGLGKRLAEAAPDLVPEFDSLLDSFRRSIREQRRLVRVSDRLQAQIASANQELERRRQEAETALTRLRDAQEAIVQAEKLASLGALVAGVAHEINTPVGIAVSCASHLADQTVALRRRSEEGQISRGDFDRYLTTATDTTDLILANCQRAAQLITAFKQVAVDRASAERRTVRLGAYISEVLTSLQPKLRPAGHTVTVACPPDLVVDSFPGALSQLLTNLVMNALTHAYPDGRPGTLTVTVTVGQPDEETVRLVVADDGCGIPAEHHAAIFEPFFTTRRGSGGSGLGLHIVHNLVAGVLKGTITVASVPGAGTAFTIDFPRRTPDEAA is encoded by the coding sequence ATGAGCTTCAACCTGTTTGCAGCGGAGGATCAGGCGATCGAGCAGGCGCAGGGGCTGGGCAAGCGGCTGGCGGAGGCTGCGCCCGACCTGGTGCCGGAGTTCGACTCGCTGCTCGACAGCTTCCGCCGCAGCATCCGCGAACAGCGCCGCCTCGTCCGCGTCAGCGACCGGCTGCAGGCCCAGATCGCCAGCGCCAACCAGGAGCTGGAGCGCCGCCGACAGGAGGCGGAGACGGCGCTGACCCGCCTGCGCGACGCGCAGGAGGCCATCGTCCAGGCGGAGAAGCTGGCCTCGCTCGGCGCGCTGGTCGCCGGCGTCGCGCACGAGATCAACACGCCCGTGGGCATTGCCGTGTCCTGCGCCTCGCACCTCGCCGACCAGACGGTGGCGCTGCGCCGCCGCAGCGAGGAGGGGCAGATCAGCCGCGGCGACTTCGACCGCTACCTGACGACCGCCACCGACACGACCGACCTAATCCTCGCCAACTGCCAGCGGGCGGCGCAGCTCATCACCGCCTTCAAGCAGGTGGCGGTGGACCGGGCGAGCGCGGAGCGGCGGACGGTGCGCCTCGGCGCCTACATCAGCGAGGTGCTGACCAGCCTGCAGCCGAAGCTGCGCCCGGCCGGCCACACCGTCACGGTCGCCTGCCCGCCGGATCTCGTGGTGGACAGCTTCCCCGGCGCGCTGTCGCAGCTTCTGACCAACCTTGTCATGAACGCGCTGACCCATGCCTATCCGGACGGGCGGCCGGGCACCCTGACGGTGACGGTGACGGTCGGCCAGCCGGACGAGGAGACGGTGCGGCTGGTCGTCGCCGACGACGGCTGCGGCATCCCGGCCGAACATCACGCCGCGATCTTCGAGCCCTTCTTCACCACGCGCCGCGGCAGCGGCGGCAGCGGGCTCGGCCTGCACATCGTGCACAATCTGGTCGCCGGGGTGCTGAAGGGCACGATCACCGTCGCCAGCGTCCCCGGCGCCGGCACCGCCTTCACCATCGACTTCCCGCGCCGCACCCCGGACGAGGCGGCCTAA
- a CDS encoding DUF1987 domain-containing protein, which translates to MTMPSLKIAATGRTPEVDFDFPNGVLRLAGESYPDDVATFFGPLLTALRSFLAESPATPLRFDMELLYFNSSSAKALMNILQMLETAARGGRPVTVAWCYEEDDESMRELGEDFAEDLDSVSFLLKEVPVSGVR; encoded by the coding sequence ATGACGATGCCTTCCCTGAAGATCGCCGCCACCGGGCGCACACCGGAGGTCGACTTCGACTTCCCCAACGGCGTCTTACGACTCGCCGGCGAATCCTATCCCGACGACGTCGCCACCTTCTTCGGGCCGCTGCTGACCGCCCTGCGCAGCTTCCTGGCGGAGAGCCCGGCCACCCCGCTGCGCTTCGACATGGAACTCCTCTACTTCAACAGCTCCAGCGCCAAGGCCCTGATGAACATCCTCCAGATGCTGGAGACGGCGGCGCGCGGCGGCCGGCCGGTCACCGTCGCCTGGTGCTACGAGGAGGACGACGAGTCGATGCGGGAACTGGGAGAGGACTTCGCCGAGGACCTCGACAGCGTGAGCTTCCTTCTGAAGGAGGTGCCCGTCAGCGGGGTGCGATGA